Proteins co-encoded in one Pocillopora verrucosa isolate sample1 chromosome 1, ASM3666991v2, whole genome shotgun sequence genomic window:
- the LOC131789276 gene encoding G protein-coupled receptor kinase 5-like, translating into MELENIVANTVYLKARESKTKGRSKKWKELLKFPHHTISAAIKNDVVLTYDRICEKEPIGRELFRLFCAGDAPLQQAIDFLDEVDVFDKAEAAKKPELARQLVARHLPEDSQPRVAGIMDDTAEKTRSIVAKSTDEEFSMEFFRDAVREVKDFLGEKPFEDYQHTMYFARYLQWKWLERQPVTKKTFRHYRVLGKGGFGEVCACQSKISGKMYAMKKLEKKRIKRRKGEAMALNEKQLLEKIDSRFVVSLAYAYETKDALCMVLTLMNGGDLKFHVHNMGNPGFEEERAVFYAAEVMLGLIHLHSKRIVYRDMKPENLLLDDYGHVRISDLGLAVQIKNGETIRGRVGTIGYMAPEVVKNERYTFSPDWWGLGCLIYEMIQGKSPFRARKEKVKRDEVERRVKEDEEVYTEKFSSSARLICSQALQKEVINRLGCGDSSGEEIKKHIFFRNINWPQLEAGIFKPPFVPDPRAVYCKDVLDIEQFSSVKGVRLDESDEEFYRKFSSGSVSIPWQSEMIEMECYKELNLFEVNGVPSPDLVGDAPPEPPKKRGVACCSGSDDGL; encoded by the exons ATGGAACTAGAGAATATTGTAGCTAACACCGTTTATTTAAAAGCCAGAGAAA GTAAAACTAAAGGCAGAagtaaaaaatggaaagaactACTGAAATTTCCGCATCATACTATATCTGCAGCTATTAAGAACGATG TTGTTCTCACGTATGACAGAATTTGTGAGAAGGAACCCATTGGGAGAGAACTCTTTCGGTTATTTTGCGCTGGCGATGCTCCACTTCAGCAAGCCATCGACTTCCTCGATGAAGTG GACGTATTCGATAAAGCAGAAGCAGCGAAAAAGCCCGAGTTGGCTCGTCAACTGGTAGCAAGACATCTTCCCGAGGATTCG CAACCAAGAGTGGCTGGTATCATGGATGACACAGCAGAAAAAACAAGAAGCATAGTGGCCAAATCTACTGATGAAGAATTCTCTATGGAGTTCTTTAGAGATGCTGTGAG ggaaGTCAAGGATTTCTTAGGGGAAAAGCCTTTTGAGGATTACCAGCATACTATGTACTTTGCACGGTATCTTCAGTGGAAGTGGCTTGAAAG ACAACCTGTTACAAAGAAGACATTCCGCCATTACAGAGTGTTAGGGAAAGGCGGTTTTGGAGAG GTCTGTGCATGTCAAAGCAAAATCAGTGGGAAAATGTATGCAATGAAGAAACTAGAAAAGAAACGgataaaaagaaggaaaggagAAGCAATGGCATTAAATGAGAAGCAGCTCTTAGAAAAAATTGACAGCAGATTTGTG GTCAGTCTAGCATATGCTTATGAAACCAAAGACGCGCTTTGTATGGTTTTAACACTAATGAATGGTGGAGATCTAAAGTTTCATGTCCATAACATGGGTAATCCTGGATTTGAAGAAGAAAGAGCTGTATTTTATGCTGCAGAAGTAATGCTAGGATTAATTCATTTACATTCAAAGAGAATAGTATACAG AGATATGAAACCAGAAAATCTGCTTTTAGATGATTATGGTCATGTCAGAATCTCAGATCTTGGTTTAGCTGTTCAAATTAAAAATGGAGAGACAATACGAGGGAGAGTTGGAACAATAGGCTATATGG CTCCAGAAGTTGTAAAAAATGAACGCTACACATTTTCCCCAGACTGGTGGGGTCTAGGGTGTCTTATCTATGAGATGATTCAAGGAAAG TCTCCATTCAGAGCAAGAAAAGAGAAGGTGAAGAGGGATGAAGTGGAACGGAGAGTTAAAGAGGACGAAGAGGTGTACACAGAAAAGTTCAGTTCATCAGCAAGACTAATATGTAGTCAG GCACTTCAGAAAGAAGTAATTAACAGATTAGGTTGTGGTGATTCAAGtggagaagaaataaagaaacatattttctttagaaatattAACTGGCCCCAGCTGGAAGCTGGAATCTTCAAACCTCCTTTTGTACCTGAT CCTAGAGCAGTCTACTGCAAAGATGTCCTAGACATTGAACAGTTCTCTTCTGTGAAGGGCGTTCGTTTGGATGAAAGTGATGAGGAATTTTATAGGAAATTTTCAAGTGGATCAGTTTCAATTCCTTGGCAATCTGAG ATGATCGAGATGGAGTGCTATAAAGAACTGAATTTATTTGAGGTTAATGGTGTGCCGTCACCCGATCTTGTAGGAGATGCACCACCAGAACCTCCCAAGAAAAGAGGAGTGGCTTGTTGTTCAGGCTCG GATGATGGCCTTTAa